From the Saccharomyces paradoxus chromosome XIV, complete sequence genome, one window contains:
- the ATP11 gene encoding Atp11p (Molecular chaperone~similar to YNL315C), with product MWGLVSKVSARIHISTRLSSVSNKTIGTFPVFRFYSSSAEQKYRKKLLEEAQKQGFNSIEELKNHLKGTIESKKREFNKIDPLKELEDYQQRTKMENNNSKHMMTKSRSPLDPSAPKVPFKTLDSFLDVAKLKDLSKQEVEFLWRARWAQKDNTLCAVIPVPVYDKMMANAKNNPIFVLPLPRQVQSNDAKSSEEQGMELHYIQWQFVGPQTTHCMMTSLAEYKLHQEFARPHTTLQFHSDLVKDKEIVFMNGHVEPDTNVNVQDAQLLLLNVQRFYGAMGEETPVAKQRVQLLRDFSKGSPEFNVEKLISLSQSMEN from the coding sequence ATGTGGGGGCTAGTCAGCAAAGTTAGTGCTAGAATTCATATTTCTACTCGTCTCTCATCCGTGTCAAACAAGACAATTGGCACATTTCCCGTTTTTCGCTTTTATTCTTCCAGTGCAGAACAGAAATATagaaagaaacttttaGAAGAGGCTCAGAAACAAGGTTTCAACAGCATAGAAGAGTTGAAGAACCATTTGAAAGGGACTATAGAATCTAAAAAGCGCgaattcaataaaattgaCCCCCTGAAAGAACTGGAGGACTATCAACAAAGAActaaaatggaaaataacAACTCCAAGCATATGATGACAAAATCAAGAAGTCCTCTTGACCCAAGTGCTCCTAAAGTTCCGTTTAAAACTTTGGACTCTTTCTTGGATGTAGCGAAGCTCAAGGACTTATCCAAGCAGGAAGTTGAGTTTCTTTGGAGAGCAAGATGGGCACAAAAGGATAATACATTATGTGCTGTGATTCCTGTCCCCGTTTACGATAAAATGATGGCAAATGCCAAGAACAACCCTATATTCGTTCTACCACTTCCCAGACAGGTTCAATCAAATGATGCAAAATCAAGCGAAGAACAGGGAATGGAATTACACTACATTCAATGGCAGTTTGTCGGACCCCAGACTACACATTGTATGATGACCTCTTTGGCGGAGTACAAACTACACCAGGAATTTGCAAGGCCACATACTACTTTGCAGTTCCATTCTGATTTGGTCAAGGACAAGGAAATTGTTTTTATGAACGGCCATGTCGAACCGGATACAAACGTAAACGTACAAGATGCACAATTGTTGCTGTTAAACGTTCAGAGGTTTTACGGTGCTATGGGTGAAGAAACTCCAGTTGCTAAACAGAGAGTACAGTTATTAAGAGATTTCTCCAAGGGTTCTCCTGAATTTAATGTCGAGAAATTGATTTCACTATCACAGTCCATGGAAAATTAA
- the SKP2 gene encoding putative SCF ubiquitin ligase complex subunit SKP2 (similar to YNL311C) — protein MKRLQLLGRSKYFSLVSGAAKEEEEEEESNPDAKSPLLSTSNVIRSRSALLNDKSSLMCLPTKVLLLILRTLDFNTLVTLCLVNSRFYNLITNEFLFQNVILDSKLSLLKFNALIHSEFHTSNIVAHSGDLNTQSRSQNARFLVRSIEFKNPQSQDSLLKYSKFYNKSGQDSIIAGSYKLDSYDKDVAKVKNIRLNDETPTITSERIKLLDKFESNYFHYTYIELMLDIIDYLPNLSKVILSEVEPNFKIPLWYSVFNDGSRDFFKKIIKGQQSITNEDLRTFQLSKKFVKEYESKYYSLPRLKILEIKANNKRQRNSNRQRHHQKLILRPSLFCCFGIISELKLENVTIDTESLDTPMEFLPLFLKNENTELYSLQSPITALTLNSCDVVPGNGILRLFHSYFKMVKHLSLLKINSKFDLLLCSCFPSLSNLTIDCNSECFTDEQVVSEPYYFQQRNLDTDDDFDDCNSMTETLFEAPSDSKIITPPPTSSVVLSLNLNYISRTTGNDVSNNPSPNNNKKPAILTAAQLQTFQRQRIPEFHSFYHYYRLLWERLPSKNISINVINIPFTNVYPLSPLSFWEHLARTITSIDETDEDVSDENDQETLIGYESNPLRDNIPSANAVPNLSTVMGPESDIHHTYYWNNSVRRCLRDSLIKLKNRTIEYRDLDVEEFLQNMTLENFFNDFQDPENFKDIPNINLWCFLRNLSKFKAVKIRMLRHFSLCTPRTRYDWELLLKPVLRVNVPIEVRDKDGFVLYSYGQK, from the coding sequence ATGAAGCGGTTGCAATTGTTGGGTAGATCGAAATACTTCTCACTGGTTTCCGGTGCTGCTaaggaggaagaggaagaggaagaaagcAATCCTGATGCCAAGAGCCCTCTACTCAGCACGAGCAATGTTATCAGATCAAGATCAGCGCTCTTGAACGATAAATCGTCCCTCATGTGTTTGCCAACAAAAGTTCTACTGTTGATATTGCGAACTTTGGATTTCAACACACTAGTAACGCTATGCCTAGTCAATTCGAGGTTCTATAATTTGATCACGAATgaattcctttttcaaaacgtTATCCTGGACTCAAAACTTTCGTTGTTGAAGTTCAATGCGTTAATACACTCCGAATTCCATACATCGAACATTGTCGCACACAGTGGTGATCTTAATACGCAATCTAGATCGCAAAATGCAAGGTTCCTTGTAAGATCCATCGAGTTCAAAAATCCTCAGTCCCAGGACTCGTTATTGAAATACAGTAAGTTCTATAATAAAAGTGGCCAAGATTCTATTATTGCTGGATCTTATAAACTTGATTCGTACGATAAAGACGTAGCAAAAGTGAAGAACATCAGATTAAACGATGAAACTCCCACGATAACTTCAGAACGAATCAAACTGCTCGATAAATTTGAAAGTAATTACTTCCATTATACTTACATTGAGCTAATGCTTGACATTATAGACTATCTACCGAACCTGAGCAAGGTGATTCTGAGTGAAGTGGAACCGAATTTTAAAATCCCTCTGTGGTACTCTGTATTCAATGATGGTTCTagagattttttcaagaaaataatcAAGGGTCAGCAATCCATCACAAACGAGGATTTGAGGACCTTCCAActatccaaaaaatttgtcaAGGAATACGAATCCAAGTACTATTCTTTGCCAAGATTGAAAATTCTAGAAATCAAGGCCAATAATAAAAGACAACGGAACTCCAATCGTCAACGCCATCACCAAAAGCTCATACTAAGGCCAAGTTTATTCTGCTGTTTTGGTATAATTAGTGAACTTAAACTGGAAAATGTAACGATAGATACCGAATCGCTAGATACTCCAATGGAATTCTTACCGTTATTTCtaaagaatgaaaatactGAGCTATACAGTTTGCAATCTCCTATCACGGCACTGACTTTAAATTCATGTGATGTCGTCCCTGGGAATGGCATATTACGTTTGTTCCACTCTTACTTTAAAATGGTCAAACATCTATCCTTGTTGAAGATCAACAGTAAATTtgatttattattatgcAGCTGTTTCCCATCACTATCCAATTTAACGATTGATTGTAATAGTGAATGTTTTACTGACGAACAGGTTGTCAGCGAACCGTATTATTTCCAGCAACGGAACCTGGACACagatgatgattttgatgacTGCAACTCCATGACAGAAACGTTATTTGAAGCGCCATCAGATTCGAAAATAATAACGCCTCCACCGACATCTTCGGTTGTACTGTCTTTGAATCTGAACTATATTTCCAGAACCACCGGGAATGATGTTTCAAATAACCCATcaccaaataataacaaaaagCCTGCCATCTTAACCGCGGCACAGTTACAAACTTTTCAACGACAAAGGATCCCtgaatttcattctttttatcattattacCGCTTACTTTGGGAAAGACTCCcaagtaaaaatatttctattAACGTAATCAATATCCCCTTCACCAATGTATATCCTTTATCTCCTCTATCTTTCTGGGAACATTTAGCAAGGACAATTACTAGTATTGATGAGACAGACGAGGATGTTAGCGACGAGAATGATCAAGAAACACTAATTGGCTATGAAAGTAATCCCCTAAGGGATAACATACCAAGTGCAAATGCAGTTCCTAATTTGAGTACTGTAATGGGTCCCGAATCAGATATTCATCACACTTACTATTGGAACAACTCCGTAAGGCGTTGCCTAAGGGATAGTCTGatcaaattgaagaacCGAACAATCGAATATAGAGATTTAGACGTGGAGGAATTCTTGCAAAATATGACACTAgagaactttttcaatgatttccAAGATccagaaaattttaaagatATTCCAAATATTAATCTCTGGTGTTTCCTGAGGAATTTGTCAAAATTTAAAGCTGTTAAAATAAGAATGTTGAGACACTTTTCACTATGTACACCTAGAACAAGATACGACTGGGAATTATTATTGAAGCCCGTCTTGCGTGTAAATGTTCCCATTGAAGTCAGAGATAAAGATGgatttgttctttattcATACGgacaaaaataa
- the ZIM17 gene encoding Zim17p (Protein co-chaperone with a zinc finger motif~similar to YNL310C), producing MNMISRTRTLLRRSIPITRCVVGSLEPRVSYNVCRTLPRAALHTNIIAYNEVKKDDKKVHLGSFKVDKPKMMIAFTCKKCNTRSSHTMSKQAYEKGTVLISCPHCKVRHLIADHLKIFHDHHVTVEQLMKANGEQVSQDVGDLEFEDIPDSLKDVLGKYAKNNSGNASQLPHPSQKE from the coding sequence ATGAACATGATTTCGAGGACTAGAACACTACTGCGCAGAAGTATCCCAATTACTAGGTGTGTGGTCGGAAGTTTAGAGCCTCGTGTAAGCTACAACGTTTGCCGTACTCTACCCAGGGCAGCATTGCATACCAACATCATCGCATATAATGAAGTAAAAAAGGACGACAAGAAGGTTCACCTGGGGTCTTTTAAAGTCGATAAACCCAAGATGATGATAGCTTTCACGTGCAAGAAATGTAACACGCGATCTTCACACACAATGTCCAAGCAAGCGTATGAGAAGGGCACCGTCTTAATTTCTTGTCCGCACTGCAAAGTGAGACATTTAATCGCAGATCATCTGAAAATATTCCACGATCATCATGTTACCGTGGAACAGTTAATGAAAGCCAACGGAGAACAAGTTAGTCAAGATGTGGGTGACCTGGAGTTTGAAGACATCCCAGATTCGCTAAAGGACGTCCTGGGAAAATATGCCAAGAACAATTCAGGAAACGCATCGCAGCTCCCCCATCCTTCCCAGAAGGAATGA
- the DAL82 gene encoding Dal82p (Positive regulator of allophanate inducible genes~similar to YNL314W) has product MDESVDPVELLLRLLIRHKPHLKPYAYRQDSWQRVLDEYNRQTGSRYRQSRTLKTKFRRLKDLFSADRAQFSPSQLKLMGALLDEAPEHPKQRTKFGNESSSSSSSSSSSFIKSHPGPDPFQQLSIERPNNHSSDDEHSGSQPLPLDSITIGIPPTLHTIPMILSKDSDAGKAIKSPKINKGTNRFSETALPPQMASEQSWSDSNMELEICLDYLHNELEMIKKRQEDFECKVLNKLNIIEALLSQMQPPNQGDEL; this is encoded by the coding sequence ATGGATGAATCAGTGGATCCTGTGGAGCTTCTTCTACGATTGCTGATACGGCACAAGCCTCATCTCAAACCATATGCCTACAGACAAGATAGTTGGCAAAGGGTGCTCGATGAGTACAACAGGCAGACTGGGTCAAGATATAGACAATCAAGAACGTTAAAAACCAAGTTCCGTCGACTGAAGGACCTCTTCAGCGCAGATCGAGCCCAATTTTCTCCTTCTCAGCTCAAGTTGATGGGTGCGCTCCTGGACGAAGCACCAGAGCATCCAAAACAGAGAACTAAGTTCGGTAATGAatcatcctcatcttcttcttcttcttcttcttcctttattAAAAGTCATCCGGGTCCTGATCCGTTTCAACAGTTATCCATTGAACGTCCGAATAACCACAGCTCCGACGATGAGCATTCAGGCTCACAACCGCTGCCCCTGGATTCAATCACGATTGGAATTCCGCCTACTCTTCACACTATTCCCATGATTCTGTCTAAAGATAGCGACGCTGGGAAAGCTATCAAGAGTCCTAAAATAAACAAGGGTACAAACAGGTTCAGTGAGACGGCTCTCCCTCCACAAATGGCCAGTGAGCAATCGTGGTCAGACTCTAATATGGAGTTAGAAATATGTCTAGATTATCTCCACAACGAGCTTGAAATGATTAAGAAAAGGCAGGAAGATTTTGAGTGCAAAGTTCTAAACAAGCTCAATATAATTGAGGCCCTTCTTTCACAGATGCAGCCACCTAACCAAGGGGATGAATTATAA
- the RFA2 gene encoding Rfa2p (Subunit of heterotrimeric Replication Protein A (RPA)~similar to YNL312W) codes for MATYQPYNEYSSVTGGGFENSESRPGSGESETNARVNTLTPVTIKQILESKQDIQDGPFVSHNQELHHVCFVGVVRNITDHTANIFLTIEDGTGQIEVRKWSEDANDLAAGNDDSSGKGYGSQVAQQFEIGGYVKVFGALKEFGGKKNIQYAVIKPIDSFNEVLTHHLEVIKCHSIASGMMKQPLDSASNNNGQSLFVKDDNDTSSGSSPLQRILEFCKKQCDGKDANSFAVPIPLISQSLNLDETTVRNCCTTLTDQGFIYPTFDDNNFFAL; via the exons ATGGCAA CTTATCAACCATATAACGAATATTCATCAGTAACGGGAGGTGGTTTTGAGAACTCCGAGTCCCGCCCAGGTAGTGGAGAGTCTGAAACTAACGCTAGAGTTAACACATTGACGCCTGTAACGATCAAACAAATTCTAGAGTCCAAACAAGATATTCAAGACGGCCCCTTTGTTTCGCATAACCAGGAACTTCATCACGTTTGCTTTGTAGGTGTGGTGAGAAACATTACTGATCATACTGcgaatatttttttaactaTTGAGGATGGGACTGGTCAAATAGAAGTGAGAAAATGGAGCGAAGATGCTAACGATTTGGCTGCTGGTAACGACGACTCTTCTGGTAAAGGTTATGGTTCGCAAGTCGCTcaacaatttgaaattggtGGTTACGTGAAAGTTTTCGGTGCTTTAAAAGAGTTTGGtggtaagaaaaatatacagTATGCCGTGATTAAGCCCATAGATTCATTTAATGAAGTGTTGACGCACCACTTAGAAGTCATTAAGTGTCATTCCATAGCCAGTGGAATGATGAAACAACCTTTGGACAGTGCATCCAACAACAATGGACAATCATTATTTGTCAAGGACGATAATGATACATCTTCTGGCTCTAGTCCGTTACAAAGAATTCTAGAATTTTGCAAGAAGCAATGTGATGGTAAAGACGCGAATTCATTCGCTGTTCCAATTCCATTGATCTCGCAATCCTTGAATTTGGATGAAACTACTGTCAGAAACTGTTGTACGACCTTGACTGATCAAGGTTTCATCTACCCAACGTTTGATGACAATAACTTTTTCGCCttatga
- the EMW1 gene encoding tetratricopeptide repeat-containing protein EMW1 (Essential conserved protein with a role in cell wall integrity~similar to YNL313C), translating to MDTLLHAKILLTAEVESLRTGPFDQTNVGKAEHIIRGESYQLVQQFVNQFEGKINISGGISTSSVIAALNDFLNVEVFKVSQENEMLFLAIAFLQTFIQNNYTGPAARLKAVSSLFSKTGIEIRAVNKALAHSLAIMGQPAYEFMDDPLYLVLSLLLLEKITGQKSLFTVSPDQEVPLPVISGESTPGLLAVTYWWWARALLTQLSLIPEPSGFQASVASAIYQSGDLAIAVIKDLPESVHEDFKRELYAMYYLENVKCSLAINTEHLCLPSLTKAKKITNFEFVMTGARATRTKYQQKAHAGLIILAKSFTFQNFALKTNSATPETFSLESDLLLEKPHFESIADEPLDEQIYGKKQKLDLSSGYEEDKLLPLALRQENIPKSLLDLNPNDQPTLSDYDNIQLLLRLYTIKNTTPAKDPLVEEELTALLSRILYQNGEKNWSIFARSLWERSIIETTKAKTIERGLLQMQSLVEELDLKIKSKLIPSSNEINVASRLSYIHQLPFIPRWQLDATLAEKYMSLGILKSAVEIYERLGMACETALCYAAVGDEKKAEEILLQRISENDSDARAYSILGDIKQDPSLWEKSWELGKYVNAKNSLAKYYFSPPPKSGIQPNYSATLKHLNDSLRQYPLSFETWYFYGCVGLQCGKMQIAAEAFTRCVSLDPYHALSWSNLSAAYTRMDKLKEAYSCLKRAISCDAQKNWKIWENYMLVAVKLNEWEDVLTACKQLVSIRRDKSGEGSIDLPIIEKLVELLVTSEYPEDPEKLSYFQKSCSEFICNTLPQVITTSARCWRLVARVELWRKRPWAALECHEKAYRAVSHNPDLEIEEKVWNNTVDACEDLVAAYESLGEMEGKYGPGSLVCKDWKYKCRSTIKTLMSKGKGRWDDSPGWDRLVEARSQI from the coding sequence ATGGACACCTTATTGCATGCAAAAATATTGCTGACGGCAGAAGTAGAATCGCTGAGGACGGGTCCTTTCGACCAGACAAACGTTGGAAAGGCTGAACATATCATCAGAGGTGAATCATATCAGCTAGTACAGCAATTTGTGAACCAATTCGAGGGTAAGATTAATATTTCGGGAGGAATCTCTACATCCAGTGTCATTGCTGCTTTGAATGACTTCCTTAATgttgaagttttcaaagTGAGTCAAGAGAATGAGATGCTTTTTTTGGCTATTGCCTTCCTACAGACCTTTATTCAGAATAACTACACTGGTCCAGCAGCTAGGTTGAAGGCAGTCTCGAGTTTGTTTAGCAAAACCGGAATTGAAATAAGAGCAGTTAATAAGGCCCTTGCGCACTCATTGGCTATTATGGGCCAGCCTGCTTACGAATTCATGGATGATCCCCTGTATTTGGTTTTGTCACTATTGTTGCTTGAAAAGATAACTGGCCAAAAAAGCTTGTTTACTGTTTCTCCGGATCAAGAAGTTCCGTTACCTGTCATCTCTGGTGAGTCTACCCCTGGTTTATTGGCCGTAACTTATTGGTGGTGGGCAAGAGCTCTTTTGACACAATTGTCATTGATTCCAGAACCTTCCGGATTCCAAGCTAGTGTTGCATCTGCAATATATCAATCTGGTGACCTTGCAATTGCGGTGATCAAGGACTTACCAGAGAGCGTTCATgaagatttcaaaagagaaCTATATGCAATGTACTATCTGGAAAACGTCAAATGTTCACTGGCCATCAACACAGAACATTTGTGTCTGCCATCCTTGACCAAAGCgaaaaagataacaaattttgaatttgtaATGACAGGTGCACGAGCTACTAGAACCAAATATCAGCAAAAGGCTCATGCAGGTTTGATCATTCTTGCCAAATCCTTCacatttcaaaattttgctttgaaaacaaattcTGCCACACCagaaacattttctttagagTCTGATTTATTATTAGAAAAACCTCATTTTGAATCTATCGCTGATGAACCTTTAGACGAACAAATTTATGGTAAAAAACAGAAACTAGATCTAAGTTCAGGTTACGAAGAAGACAAATTATTGCCATTGGCACTACGCCAAGAAAATATCCCTAAGTCGTTACTCGATTTAAACCCTAATGATCAACCTACTTTATCTGATTATGACAATATCCAGTTACTATTACGTCTTTACACCATAAAGAACACAACTCCAGCCAAGGATCCGCTTGTGGAAGAAGAACTTACCGCTTTGCTTTCTAGAATACTGTATCAaaatggtgaaaaaaattggtctATTTTCGCCCGGTCATTATGGGAAAGGTCAATTATTGAGACGACAAAGGCTAAAACTATTGAAAGAGGACTTTTACAAATGCAGTCCCTGGTAGAGGAATTGGATTTAAAGATTAAAAGTAAATTGATTCCAAGTTCAAACGAAATTAATGTTGCTAGCAGGCTGTCATATATCCACCAGTTACCGTTCATCCCTAGATGGCAGCTGGATGCCACTTTAGctgaaaaatatatgtCGCTAGGTATTTTGAAATCTGCTGTGGAAATTTATGAAAGACTAGGCATGGCATGTGAGACTGCATTATGCTATGCCGCTGTTggagatgaaaaaaaggcagAGGAAATCCTTCTACAAAGAATAAGTGAAAACGACTCGGATGCCAGGGCCTACTCCATTTTGGGTGACATAAAACAGGATCCATCCCTATGGGAGAAGAGTTGGGAACTTGGAAAATACGTCAATGCAAAAAATTCCCTTGCAAAATATTACTTTAGTCCTCCTCCTAAATCTGGAATACAACCAAATTACTCTGCTACTTTGAAGCATTTAAATGACTCATTAAGGCAATACCCCTTAAGCTTTGAAACGTGGTATTTTTACGGTTGCGTTGGTCTTCAATGTGGCAAAATGCAAATAGCTGCGGAGGCGTTCACCAGATGTGTTTCATTAGACCCTTATCATGCTCTTTCGTGGTCAAATTTAAGCGCTGCATATACGAGAATGgataaattgaaagaagCTTATAGTTGTTTGAAAAGGGCCATTTCTTGTGATGCTCAAAAGAACTGGAAAATTTGGGAGAATTATATGCTTGTTGCCGTTAAGTTAAACGAATGGGAAGATGTCTTAACAGCATGTAAACAATTAGTCAGTATCAGGAGAGATAAATCCGGTGAAGGTTCTATCGACTTACcgattattgaaaaattagtGGAATTATTAGTAACTAGCGAGTATCCGGAGGATCCAGAAAAATTATcctattttcaaaagagtTGTTCTGAATTTATCTGTAATACTTTACCCCAAGTAATTACCACAAGTGCAAGATGTTGGCGATTGGTTGCAAGAGTAGAACTCTGGAGGAAGAGACCATGGGCCGCCCTAGAATGCCACGAGAAGGCTTATAGGGCTGTTTCTCATAATCCtgatttggaaattgaagaaaaggtttGGAATAATACAGTAGATGCTTGTGAAGATTTGGTGGCTGCGTATGAATCTCTTGGAGAAATGGAAGGTAAATATGGGCCGGGCAGTCTGGTTTGCAAAGATTGGAAATACAAGTGTAGATCCACTATCAAAACACTAATGAGTAAAGGCAAAGGCAGGTGGGATGACTCTCCTGGTTGGGATAGACTAGTGGAGGCAAGAAGCCAAATATGA
- the PFS2 gene encoding cleavage polyadenylation factor subunit PFS2 (Integral subunit of the pre-mRNA CPF complex~similar to YNL317W) yields MDGNNQNQYQNQNQNQSQQSQQPPLKKYVTQRRSVDVSSPYINLYYNRRHGLPNPVVEPETSYTIDIMPPNAYRGRDRVINLPSKFTHLSSNKVKHVIPAIQWTPEGRRLVVATYSGEFSLWNASSFTFETLMQAHDSAVTTMKYSHDSDWMISGDADGMIKIWQPNFSMVKEIDAAHTESIRDMAFSSNDSKFVTCSDDNILKIWNFSNGKQERVLSGHHWDVKSCDWHPEMGLIASASKDNLVKLWDPRSGSCISSILKFKHTVLKTRFQPTKGNLLMAISKDKSCRVFDIRYSMKELMCVRDETDYMTLEWHPINESMFTLACYDGSLKHFDLLQNLNEPILTIPYAHDKCITSLSYNPVGHIFATAAKDRTIRFWTRARPIDPNAYDDPTYNNKKINGWFFGINNDINAVREKSEFGAAPPPPATAEPHALPNMHGFINKKPRQEIPGIDSNIKGSTLPGLSI; encoded by the coding sequence ATGGACGGGAACAATCAGAACCAGTATCAGAATCAAAACCAAAATCAAAGTCAGCAGTCACAACAACCGCCTCTGAAGAAATACGTGACGCAGAGACGATCAGTAGATGTAAGTTCACCGTATATTAACCTATATTACAATAGACGACATGGATTACCCAATCCAGTGGTAGAGCCAGAAACTTCTTACACAATAGATATAATGCCGCCCAATGCCTACAGAGGTCGAGATCGAGTCATCAATTTACCCAGCAAATTTACGCATTTAAGCTCTAATAAAGTAAAACATGTGATACCCGCCATCCAGTGGACCCCAGAAGGCAGAAGACTTGTAGTAGCAACTTATAGTGGagaattttctctttggAATGCATCTTCGTTTACGTTCGAGACTCTTATGCAAGCACATGACTCGGCCGTGACTACAATGAAATACTCTCACGATAGTGATTGGATGATTAGTGGAGATGCAGATGGGATGATCAAGATATGGCAACCAAATTTCAGTATggttaaagaaattgatgCCGCACACACGGAAAGTATTAGAGATATGGCATTTAGTAGTAACGACTCGAAATTTGTCACGTGCTCAGACgataatattttgaagatttggAATTTCAGCAATGGTAAACAAGAAAGAGTATTATCAGGACACCATTGGGACGTGAAAAGTTGTGATTGGCATCCCGAGATGGGTTTGATCGCCTCTGCATCTAAGGACAATTTGGTGAAATTGTGGGATCCTCGTTCCGGGAGCTGTATTTCATCAATTCTGAAGTTTAAGCATACTGTTTTAAAGACGCGGTTTCAACCTACCAAAGGCAACCTATTAATGGcgatttcaaaagataaaTCATGTCGTGTATTTGACATCAGGTACAGTATGAAGGAACTAATGTGCGTGAGAGATGAAACAGATTATATGACGCTAGAATGGCACCCAATAAATGAATCCATGTTCACTCTGGCGTGCTATGATGGCTCGCTAAAGCACTTTGATCTTTTACAGAACTTAAACGAACCCATTTTGACTATACCATATGCCCATGACAAGTGTATCACTTCGTTATCATATAATCCAGTGGGACATATATTTGCCACAGCAGCTAAGGATAGAACCATAAGGTTTTGGACTAGAGCAAGGCCAATTGATCCTAATGCATATGATGACCCAACTTACAACAATAAGAAGATAAATGGTTGGTTTTTTGGTATTAATAACGACATCAATGCTGTGAGAGAGAAGAGTGAATTCGGTGCAGCCCCACCGCCACCGGCTACAGCTGAACCACATGCGTTACCAAACATGCATGGATTCATCAACAAGAAACCGCGTCAAGAAATTCCTGGCATTGATTCAAATATCAAAGGTTCCACATTGCCAGGTTTAAGTATATAA
- the PHA2 gene encoding prephenate dehydratase PHA2 (Prephenate dehydratase~similar to YNL316C) — translation MGRKALRVLFLGPKGTYSHQAALQQFQSSSNVEYLPAASIPQCFNQLENDTSIDYSVVPLENSTNGQVVFSYDLLRNRMINNALSSAAPAGTHRIMPDIEVIAEQYVPITHCLISPIELPNGIQSLGKFEEVIIHSHPQVWGQVEGYLKSLAEKFPRVTFKRLDCSSTSESVNQCNSSLTTGCDNILHLAIASETAARLHKAYIIGHSINDKLGNTTRFLVLKRRENTCEGEAEDNELPQVNLLTFTTRQDDPGSLVDVLNVLKIHSLNMCSINSRPFHLEENDRNWRYLFFIEYYTDKNTPKDKERFYKDISEKSKKWCLWGTFPRNERYYHK, via the coding sequence ATGGGCAGAAAGGCTTTGAGGGTTCTTTTCTTGGGTCCCAAAGGTACATATTCCCATCAAGCTGCATTACAACAATTTCAATCATCATCTAATGTTGAATACCTCCCAGCAGCCTCTATTCCTCAATGTTTTAACCAATTAGAAAACGACACTAGTATAGATTATTCAGTGGTACCGTTGGAGAACTCTACCAATGGCCAAGTAGTTTTCTCCTATGACCTCCTGCGTAATAGGATGATCAATAATGCTCTATCCTCGGCTGCGCCAGCAGGTACTCATAGAATCATGCCAGATATAGAAGTTATAGCAGAGCAATATGTTCCCATTACCCATTGCTTGATCAGCCCCATCGAACTACCAAATGGTATCCAATCCCTTGGTAAATTTGAGGAAGTCATAATACACTCACATCCTCAAGTATGGGGCCAGGTTGAAGGTTACTTAAAGTCCCTAGCAGAAAAATTTCCGCGGGTCACCTTTAAAAGATTGGATTGTTCTTCAACGTCTGAATCGGTAAATCAGTGCAATAGCTCACTAACGACTGGTTGCGACAATATTTTGCATTTAGCCATTGCTAGTGAAACAGCAGCTCGATTACATAAGGCATATATCATTGGACATTCGATAAATGATAAATTGGGAAATACAACAAGATTTTTAGTATTGAAGAGGAGAGAGAACACATGCGAGGGTGAAGCtgaggataatgaattaCCACAGGTTAACTTGCTTACTTTTACTACTCGCCAAGATGATCCTGGTTCTTTAGTGGACGTTTTGAATGTATTAAAAATCCATTCACTCAACATGTGTTCTATAAACTCTAGACCATTTCATTTAGAAGAAAACGATAGAAATTGGCgatatttgtttttcattgaatatTATACTGATAAAAATACACCAAAGgataaagaaagatttTATAAAGATATCAGcgaaaaaagtaaaaagtGGTGCCTGTGGGGTACATTCCCCAGAAATGAGAGATATTATCACAAAtga